A DNA window from Aspergillus nidulans FGSC A4 chromosome V contains the following coding sequences:
- a CDS encoding glycosyltransferase family 31 protein (transcript_id=CADANIAT00003403) → MAIHHLRLLIIHALQHHKLSSWKILVSAAGIVLTCLIILTYSSTARIRTHNSGLSFSGAGDQKTTEAGEGDSSTDAGTDPADSKNACFIDLNFLRLYVDNASTIEYARLNIGVSRTENFTSFDDSLDTKIPPYSTVHLDTANTRELRPEENCRESIIIQAPPAEPRPDASHMIFGVATSLEKLEDSLDAFAHWAGGTNAHIIAVVEQGGSSIRSRIQSRAEKLKLRLTITQTEDDRLDRYFSLIRVLYQYHEPSPTGTTTKTTKPTQWAVLIDDDTFFMSMRNLIARLATYDAMVPQYIGAMTEDLAHLSGSGYMAYGGAGIFLSIPLLQDLQHYFETCQSLKDKGDRMLASCIYAHTSAKFTWERGLYQLDLRGDASGFFESGRPLPLSVHHWKSWFSADMVGMGKVARICGDECLLRRFYLARSETKDWFLVNGYSVIQDRTLWNEPRPMEQTWQKSKYKGDDPFAYSLGPLRRKDEDKVSFYLRGVAEETEADREEVRQIYVFNATAETPPRVLEVAWTVVEE, encoded by the coding sequence ATGGCCatccaccacctccgcctcctcatcatccacgCCCTTCAACACCACAAACTCTCTTCGTGGAAGATCCTTGTCTCTGCAGCAGGAATTGTGCTCACCTGTCTGATCATACTCACATACTCCAGTACCGCGAGAATTCGAACCCACAATTCCGGACTATCTTTCTCCGGTGCCGGTGACCAGAAGACTACAGAGGCTGGCGAAGGCGACAGCAGCACAGACGCAGGCACAGATCCTGCCGACAGCAAGAACGCCTGCTTCATCGACTTGAACTTTCTTCGTCTCTATGTGGACAATGCCTCAACGATCGAATATGCCCGGCTGAACATCGGTGTCTCGCGAACCGAGAATTTCACCTCCTTCGACGACTCCCTTGATACCAAGATCCCGCCCTACAGCACCGTCCACCTCGATACCGCCAATACTCGAGAACTTCGTCCAGAGGAAAACTGTAGAGAATCAATAATTATCCAGGCGCCACCCGCCGAACCCCGGCCCGATGCCTCACACATGATCTTCGGTGTTGCGACCtcgctggagaagctggaagattCGCTTGATGCATTCGCGCATTGGGCCGGTGGTACAAACGCGCATATTATCGCCGTTGTCGAACAAGGAGGGTCCTCAATACGATCACGGATTCAGAGCCGTGCTGAGAAACTGAAACTCCGGTTGACGATCACTCAGACCGAAGACGACCGGCTGGATCGGTACTTCTCGCTCATACGCGTGCTTTACCAGTACCATGAGCCTTCGCCCACGGGGACCACCACGAAAACGACAAAACCGACGCAGTGGGCCGTTTTAATAGACGATGATACATTCTTTATGTCGATGCGGAACCTTATCGCCCGGCTAGCGACCTACGACGCCATGGTTCCGCAATACATCGGCGCCATGACAGAAGATCTCGCTCACCTCTCGGGGTCTGGATATATGGCTTACGGCGGCGCAGGAATATTCCTATCCATCCCCCTTTTGCAGGATCTACAGCATTACTTCGAAACATGCCAGTCCCTCAAAGATAAAGGCGACCGCATGCTCGCCTCCTGCATCTACGCACATACATCTGCAAAATTCACATGGGAGCGCGGTCTCTACCAGCTGGACCTGCGCGGTGACGCATCAGGATTTTTCGAGTCCGGCCGTCCCCTTCCGTTGTCTGTACACCACTGGAAATCCTGGTTCAGTGCGGACATGGTCGGTATGGGGAAAGTCGCGAGGATCTGCGGCGATGAGTGTTTGCTTCGCAGGTTCTACCTAGCAAGGTCAGAGACGAAGGACTGGTTCCTTGTTAATGGGTACAGCGTCATTCAGGATCGGACGCTGTGGAATGAGCCCCGACCTATGGAGCAGACATGGCAAAAGAGTAAATACAAGGGTGACGATCCATTTGCATATAGTCTGGGGCCGCTAAGGAGGAAAGACGAGGATAAGGTCTCATTCTATCTGAGAGGTGTTGCcgaggagacggaggcagACAGAGAGGAGGTGAGGCAAATCTATGTGTTTAATGCAACGGCTGAGACGCCTCCGCGGGTCCTGGAGGTTGCTTGGACGGTTGTCGAGGAATAA
- a CDS encoding CDP-diacylglycerol-serine O-phosphatidyltransferase (transcript_id=CADANIAT00003406): MTLLSRLTASLLGQEKQKMLLSSDTGHFSMVRALHLADLVTELNGFCGVMSVFSSLRYCLGDPHDYGAIWAALGFMPFGLFFDFMDGRIARWRKKSSLMGQELDSLADLISFGMAPAAAAFALGIRTPLDHLFLTFFVLCGLTRLARFNVTAAVLPKDKTGKSKYFEGTPIPTTLSIVAVMAYWVSQEWILEDIPLGVAAQGTTLEFHPIVLLFVLHGCLMVSKTLHIPKP, from the exons ATGACATTGCTCAGCAGACTGACAGCGAGTTTATTAGGccaagaaaagcaaaagaTGCTCTTGTCCTCAGATACTGGTCACTTCAGTATGGTTAG GGCACTGCATCTAGCAGATCTTGTCACCGAGCTTAATG GGTTCTGCGGAG TAATGTCTGTCTTTTCGTCCCTTCGCTACTGCCTCGGTGACCCCCATGACTATGGCGCTATCTGGGCGGCTCTTGGATTTATGCCATTCGGGCTCTTCTTCGATTTCATGGACGGCAGGATcgcgaggtggaggaagaagtcgtcTCTCATGGGGCAAGAACTGGATTCTCTCGCGGACCTG ATTTCCTTCGGCATGGCTCCGGCCGCCGCTGCATTTGCGCTTGGAATTCGAACCCCGCTCGACCACCTATTTCTCAcgttcttcgtcctctgcgGCTTAACGCGCCTCGCCCGCTTTAATGTCACCGCTGCTGTCCTCCCGAAAGACAAGACAGGCAAGTCGAAGTACTTCGAGGGCACGCCTATCCCCACCACACTAAGCATAGTTGCGGTTATGGCCTACTGGGTGTCGCAAGAATGGATCTTGGAAGACATTCCGCTTGGCGTTGCTGCGCAGGGCACCACGCTGGAGTTCCACCCGATTGTTCTGCTCTTTGTTCTCCACGGGTGCCTCATGGTCAGCAAGACCCTGCATATTCCGAAGCCATGA
- a CDS encoding threonine--tRNA ligase THS1 (transcript_id=CADANIAT00003404) produces the protein MASDGPKDLPVRAAAEAKPASGDTLPDFIIERNKLFEELWQEHLEEVKNRPHPEINVTLQLGDGNTTTIPSKAWETTPAQLLKHVPKEISADIVIAKVDGQLWDLGRPLEGECTVSYVPFSDPEGREVFWHSSAHCLGEACECEYGCMLSHGPPTPQGFFYDMAMPDNRVVKESDWKTLDNRANKIFKEKQSFDRLEVTKENLRKMFAYSKYKLHYIDKLVTGEKSTVYRCGTLVDLCRGPHIQSTGKVKTFKIMQNSSAYFLGDQNNDSLQRIRGVAFPDKKQMAEHLKFLEEAEKRNHLRIAKEQELFFFDDVSPGCPFLLPNGVRIFNALQSLLRSEYRKRGYQEVQTPNMYDVGIWKTSGHWAHYKDDMFKLDVEKREWALKPMNCPGHFVLFGHRERSYRELPLRIADFGVLHRNEASGALHGLTRVRKFQQDDTHIFCTHDQIESEIEGLFDFLQSIYGLFGFTFKLKLSTRPEKYLGELETWNYAEEQLKKAMTKFKGDDWTIDEGDGAFYGPKIDITIADALKREFQCATIQLDYQAPLNFKLEYMTGEKTQATQEEAKKEADPKSNEPAPGRARPVVIHRAIIGSFERFLGIITEHFGGKWPFWISPRQVLIVPVMPAVNDYAREVQKILQNDKLYVDVDVTGNTLQKKIRTGQLAQYNFILVVGAEEKESRSVNIRNRDDTSSQSRGVVVPLEEARQKFRALRKERRLLNTL, from the exons ATGGCTTCTGATGGTCCCAAAGATTTGCCTGTTCGggctgccgctgaggctAAACCGGCCA GCGGCGACACGCTCCCCGACTTCATTATTGAGCGGAACAAGCTGTTTGAGGAGTTATGGCAGGAGCatctggaggaggtgaaGAACAGGCCTCACCCTGAAATCAATGTCACCCTTCAACTCGGCGATGGAAATACTACCACGATTCCCTCGAAGGCTTGGGAAACCACACCAGCGCAGCTACTGAAACACGTCCCAAAGGAGATCAGCGCGGATATTGTTATTGCAAAGGTTGATGGACAGCTCTGGGATCTAGGCCGCCCATTGGAGGGAGAATGCACAGTGTCGTATGTTCCTTTCAGCGATCCTGAGGGAAGGGAAGTTTTCTGGCATTCGAGCGCACACTGTCTAGGTGAAGCTTGCGAATGCGAGTACGGGTGTATGCTCTCCCACGGGCCGCCTACTCCACAAGGTTTCTTCTACGATATGGCTATGCCTGATAA CCGTGTCGTAAAAGAGTCCGACTGGAAGACCCTCGACAACAGGGCCAACAAGATTttcaaagagaagcagagttTCGACCGATTGGAAGTCACCAAGGAGAATCTCCGGAAGATGTTTGCGTACAGCAAGTACAAGCTGCACTACATcgacaaacttgtcactggGGAGAAGAGCACCGTTTACCGATGTGGTACTCTGGTTGATCTCTGCAGGGGTCCCCATATCCAGAGCACCGGAAAGgtcaagaccttcaagatcATGCAG AACTCCTCTGCCTACTTCCTCGGTGACCAGAACAACGACTCTCTACAACGAATTCGTGGTGTCGCGTTCCCCGACAAGAAACAGATGGCGGAGCACCTCAAATTTCTTGAGGAGGCTGAAAAGCGCAACCACCTGAGAATCGCTAAGGAGCAAGAacttttctttttcgatGACGTGTCGCCTGGATGCCCGTTCCTTCTTCCCAACGGTGTCAGGATTTTCAACGCCCTCCAGTCCCTCCTGCGTTCCGAGTACCGCAAGCGAGGATACCAAGAAGTCCAGACGCCCAACATGTACGACGTCGGCATTTGGAAGACCTCCGGTCATTGGGCTCACTACAAGGATGACATGTTCAAACTTGATGTTGAAAAGAGAGAATGGGCTCTCAAGCCTATGAACTGCCCGGGTCACTTTGTGCTATTCGGCCACCGCGAGCGAAGCTACCGAGAGCTTCCGCTGCGAATCGCGGACTTTGGTGTTTTGCACAGGAACGAGGCGTCTGGTGCTCTTCACGGTCTCACCCGTGTTCGAAAGTTCCAGCAAGACGATACCCACATCTTCTGTACCCACGATCAG ATTGAATCCGAAATCGAAGGACTCTTTGACTTCCTGCAGTCCATATATGGACTGTTCGGCTTCACCTTTAAGCTCAAGCTTTCCACTCGTCCTGAAAAGTATCTGGGTGAGCTTGAGACGTGGAACTACGCCGAAGAGcagctcaagaaggccaTGACCAAGTTCAAGGGCGACGACTGGACTATTGACGAAGGAGATGGTGCTTTCTATGGTCCTAAGATTGACATTACGATTGCTGATGCTCTCAAGAGAGAGTTCCAGTGTGCCACCATCCAACTCGATTACCAGGCACCCCTTAACTTCAAGCTCGAGTACATGACTGGCGAAAAGACCCAGGCTACCcaggaggaagcgaagaaggaggctgacCCCAAGTCCAACGAGCCCGCACCCGGCCGTGCCCGCCCCGTTGTCATTCACCGCGCGATCATTGGCAGTTTCGAGCGGTTTTTGGGTATCATCACCGAGCACTTTGGCGGCAAGTGGCCGTTCTGGATCAGCCCGCGTCAGGTCCTGATTGTACCTGTTATGCCGGCTGTCAATGACTATGCACGGGAGGTCCAGAAGATCTTGCAAAATGACAAGCTCTATGTCGATGTTGATGTCACTGGAAACacgctgcagaagaagatccgcACCGGCCAGTTGGCGCAGTacaacttcatcctcgttGTTGGtgccgaagagaaggagtCTCGTTCTGTCAATATCCGCAACCGTGACGACACATCGTCTCAAAGCCGAGGTGTCGTTGTTCCTCTTGAGGAAGCCCGGCAGAAGTTCCGAGCTCTCCGCAAGGAACGCAGACtgctcaacaccctctaa
- a CDS encoding H/ACA ribonucleoprotein complex subunit GAR1/NAF1 (transcript_id=CADANIAT00003405), which produces MSFRGGGRGGFSGRGGGFGGRGGGRGGFQQSFGPPDQVLEMGTFMHACEGEMVCESINPKIPYFNAPIYLENKTPIGKIDEVLGPINQVYFTIKPQEGIVATSFKPGDKVYIGGDKLLPIEKFLPKPKPPPGAKAKKAVGARGGGRGGRGGARGGGFRGRGGAPRGRGAPRGGSFGFRGGAGGRGGGRGGPRGGFRR; this is translated from the exons atGTCATTTCGCGGAGGCGGTCGTGGCGGCTTTTCCGGTCGCGGTGGAGGCTTTGGTGGTCGTGGAG GCGGCCGGGGAGGTTTCCAGCAGTCTTTTGGACCGCCAGACCAGGTGTTAG AGATGGGCACTTTCATGCACGCATGTGAAGGCGAGATGGTTTGCGAATCAATCAACCCGAAGATTCCTTACTTCAACGCCCCCATCTACCTGGAGAACAAG ACACCCATTGGCAAGATCGACGAAGTTCTGGGCCCTATCAACCAAGTATACTTCACCATCAAGCCCCAAGAAGGGATCGTCGCGACGTCCTTCAAGCCCGGCGACAAGGTTTATATCGGTGGTGATAAACTCCTTCCTATTGAGAA GTTCCttcccaagcccaagcctccACCCG GtgccaaagccaagaaggcagTCGGAGCTCGTGGCGGCGGTCGTGGTGGTCGTGGTGGTGCTCGCGGCGGCGGTTTCCGTGGCCGCGGCGGTGCCCCCAGAGGACGTGGTGCACCTCGTGGTGGAAGCTTCGGATTCCGCGGTGGTGCTGGCGGTAGGGGAGGTGGCCGAGGAGGGCCTCGCGGAGGCTTCCGGCGTTAA
- a CDS encoding protein wscA (transcript_id=CADANIAT00003407), protein MRSFTLSTVFATAALLASSSPAAAQEQTYIGCFSSSKPLEDQGSYTYQSNGYCMNLCYGKNKAVFGLYNANHCLCGDEIPAKSSKEDDDSCNKPCAAWPIVMCGGSDAYSVYLTGYKDNVPYYSDSSSSTTSSSNSSSTSTTSGDSTTTNANGAVVTTSSANGQQEMATSTASADNDSSKKDGPNTAAIAAGVVIGVVGLAALIGAGFFLWRFKKRHPADQRMREMSNVEQFGKPMSQDSMSDHRFDGDFMAHRRQSNGSIDDDRDFSRRVLQVTNPDRH, encoded by the exons ATGAGGTCGTTCACGCTATCCACAGTCTTCGCGACTGCCGCCCTCCTCGCCAGTAGCTCACCGGCTGCCGCTCAGGAACAAACATATAttggctgcttctccagctcgaagcCCCTGGAGGACCAGGGTAGCTACACCTACCAGAGTAACGGATACTGCATGAACCTCTGTTATGGAAAGAACAAGGCCGTCTTTGGTTTGTACAATGCAAACCACTGTCTCTGTGGCGATGAGATCCCCGCCAAATCGAGcaaggaagatgatgattcATGCAACAAGCCATGTGCTGCCTGGCCTATCGTCATGT GTGGTGGATCGGATGCATACTCGGTTTATCTCACCGGCTATAAGGACAACGTTCCATACTATTCGGACAGTTCCTCTTCGACCACGTCCTCTtcgaacagcagcagcacttCTACAACTAGCGGTGATTCTACAACGACAAACGCGAATGGTGCCGTTGTGACCACCTCGAGTGCTAATGGACAACAGGAAATGGCCACCAGCACGGCGTCGGCAGACAACGACTCAAGTAAGAAGGACGGACCTAATACTGCTGCCATCGCTGCGGGTGTGGTCATTGGTGTTGTGGGTCTGGCTGCTCTGATAGGTgctggcttcttcctctggcgCTTCAAGAAGCGCCACCCAGCTGATCAGCGGATGCGCGAAATGAGCAACGTTGAACAATTCGGCAAACCCATGTCGCAAGACTCCATGTCTGACCATCGGTTTGATGGTGACTTTATGGCCCACAGGCGCCAGAGCAACGGTAGCATCGATGATGACCGAGATTTCTCTCGCCGGGTCTTGCAAGTCACGAATCCTGACCGGCACTAA